In one Brassica oleracea var. oleracea cultivar TO1000 chromosome C9, BOL, whole genome shotgun sequence genomic region, the following are encoded:
- the LOC106314854 gene encoding uncharacterized protein LOC106314854, which produces MIVATKGATESENLAPDSGVIIKSDKSSVSEPTEKKNLRLHWDLNVSMDAWGPPCDVEDDASEKDVKGVIPNPMAPRESEHIDGSKDHLDGFAASVGQENFSSPCGPKAEAAARNGNKFKSGYNSPLEDGELREPNRRGKNKVEDGGFSSMAESTDNKMKDSDKGILAETNLGPLERKFHDALRIEEAHDIRDIEKNDVARISDLHLKKRSSSSRRFVPKPFKELPSHDGIPRTRSDDNEELSMAPYNCFGRHDRSSGRGYFSGSGSRPPYVLEPPHPENLGVMGRIDQSGSGSGQGSQPDGYVRKRFSNGGYRGGRFSNGGDRVMRGRHGDNNQFSGRMHNWRSGNRRERRNSPVFRRSRRRSPVPWNGGDRLSHPHDGFRAEERMMESVRFPFQERFLEDQEIGFMSPPRNRMPPPRFDERRSHDSGTNRNSFRGRRFGLGQRHDAGRSLRRLNSDNNNNFIPFRRQRILDDVEDSTGGNKFEMRQQQTRRADITEDGGDDVAGSGFAKESQWV; this is translated from the exons ATGATAGTAGCTACTAAGGGAGCAACTGAAAGTGAAAATTTAGCACCTGATAGTGGGGTTATCATAAAGTCAGATAAATCATCGGTCAGTGAACCCACTGAGAAAAAGAATTTAAGGTTACACTGGGACTTAAATGTTTCTATGGATGCTTGGGGTCCACCTTGTGATGTAGAAGATGATGCCTCTGAAAAAGATGTGAAGGGAGTAATCCCAAATCCAATGGCCCCTAGAGAGAGCGAACATATTGATGGTAGTAAGGACCATCTAGATGGGTTTGCTGCATCAGTTGGGCAAGAAAATTTTTCATCACCATGTGGTCCTAAGGCTGAAGCAGCTGCTAGAAATGGAAATAAGTTCAAATCTGGTTATAATTCCCCGCTTGAGGATGGAGAATTAAGGGAGCCAAATCGTAGGGGCAAAAATAAGGTTGAGGATGGGGGATTCTCCTCTATGGCTGAAAGTACTGACAACAAGATGAAGGATTCTGATAAGGGAATCTTAGCAGAGACTAACTTGGGACCATTAGAGCGTAAATTTCATGATGCATTGAGAATTGAAGAGGCTCATGACATAAGGGACATAGAGAAGAATGATGTGGCTCGCATTAGTGATTTGCATCTTAAGAAGCGGTCTTCTTCTTCAAGGAGGTTTGTGCCGAAACCATTTAAGGAGTTGCCTTCGCATGATGGCATCCCGAGGACAAG ATCTGATGATAATGAAGAGTTGAGCATGGCTCCATATAACTGTTTTGGGAGACATGACAGGAGTTCTGGTAGAGGATACTTTAGTGGTTCGGGTTCCAGACCTCCCTATGTTCTCGAGCCTCCACACCCTGAAAATCTAGGTGTGATGGGCAGAATTGATCAATCAGGATCAGGGTCCGGACAAGGATCACAACCTGATGGTTATGTACGTAAGCGTTTCTCAAATGGGGGATACCGCGGTGGTCGGTTTTCAAATGGTGGGGATCGTGTAATGAGGGGCAGGCACGGTGATAATAACCAGTTTTCTGGTCGGATGCACAACTGGAGGAGTGGTAACAGGAGGGAAAGACGTAACTCTCCGGTGTTTAGGAGATCTAGACGTCGTTCTCCAGTCCCGTGGAACGGTGGAGATAGATTATCTCATCCTCATGATGGGTTTAGAGCCGAGGAGAGGATGATGGAGAGCGTGAGGTTTCCTTTCCAGGAACGGTTTCTTGAAGATCAAGAAATAGGTTTCATGTCACCTCCAAGAAACAGAATGCCGCCGCCGAGATTCGATGAAAGGAGGAGCCATGATTCTGGAACTAATCGTAATAGCTTCAGGGGAAGGAGGTTTGGGCTTGGCCAAAGACATGATGCTGGAAGATCTTTGAGAAGACTGAATTCTGATAACAACAACAATTTTATACCTTTCAGACGCCAAAGAATATTAGATGATGTGGAAGATAGCACTGGCGGAAACAAGTTTGAGATGAGGCAGCAGCAAACTAGGCGGGCTGACATCACAGAAGATGGCGGTGATGATGTCGCCGGTTCAGGTTTCGCAAAAGAGAGTCAGTGGGTTTAG